The following coding sequences lie in one Labrus bergylta chromosome 5, fLabBer1.1, whole genome shotgun sequence genomic window:
- the LOC109981695 gene encoding immunoglobulin-like and fibronectin type III domain-containing protein 1 isoform X3 — MFRRSVVTDGTATGQVGIKKKSKVPGVMITQFIEPLPEGMSHPDFTRKPIALTIQEGKFAFFKAIVTGDPTPTVTWSRNNGDVSDTSRYQTKYDPTSNEHTFEMPNVMPDQADTYKCFAINEYGQAIVTVILNIIEVGYKKNKAPQPAAEATNGNFKNVLKRRSKILPKSEQSERKDGEIDPKFWELLLSAEKKDYERICAEFGVTDFRWMLKKLNEKKKEREEEQAEFVRNISNLKPIQVNADGTASFEVDMDLIDPSSSIFLYKDGVMVPYTKELGDKIKHNLKQVGKKYIFSMKDLMPDDAGLYQLDVEDVNMFSTDFKIPMVDFLVKIQEVKAIEREDAVFECVLSNPFSKILWFGKNLPLEQGEKYDIQVSEDKLIHRLVVKDCMVVDKGIYSACAGIKSCNAWLVVEADKEAPKGKKSARKTTRAGGSSMDLQKVAQEQQVKLVKEREERKEQIQIAKEEAAAAPPPETPPAPAPTKTPAEPEAPKDPEPIVKEPPVVEPPVVSPAASITTAEEPGSGHPIEEAGVGERLDEPLVDTGEPGITCGLSDIYCHRGQPAELAVTMNIECEGTWFKDGEQLNSAAGINITKDGTSHKLTIQTCKDNDSGVYRFVSGDQSTQGKVTVGGVPEFDPDDLHKFSKPVIIRVGQNAAFKMPFPPQESLVVSWFKDCTEIKDGGGVKIVREPNHSRLLLRDCLRTDAGEIKIQLKNPFGSVEATSKLIVLDRPGPPEGPVETAESTSSIIEIKWNPPKDDGGSAVTNYVIERQQAGQCLWTKLGDVSADRTSFRDRNVMHGKKYNYRIYAENPEGLSDTLETADSIMAGIMILSGPPGAPQVVSASKTCIKLTWTPPEDDRGVPIIGYQLEKRKKDTNQWIALNAVNEPIEDVKYAVKDVTEGTEYEFRVSAINESGPGDLSPPSAMVCAKNPNMRPCFKNPEDFIVVRAGISARVKICYEAEPPPEITWLKDNEPISPWINIINTEGMSQLVIPSSKRSDSAIYTIIAKNSVGEASFDIEVRVTDEPKSPGPVELEQTVHGKVLVSWAPSPDQELDDRLFYMVSQHDSNTRVWKTIADRLLTNTYTANNILPGIEYHFRIYAKNDMGLSDPSQSPTWGVNSNRVQNTSNGGNSTEVCFERPPSILVPLKVHTPPKGYQLYMTCAVRGCPTPTVSWYLNGICINSDNNYYITNSFGVCSMYIMRVRPNDSGEYRVVAVNSLGKAECSTKLIVKD, encoded by the exons ATGTTTCGAAGATCGGTTGTAACCGATGGGACAGCCACTGGCCAAG tggGGATCAAGAAGAAATCTAAGGTCCCTGGGGTTATGATAACACAGTTTATCGAGCCCCTGCCAGAGGGAATGAGTCATCCAGACTTCACCCGCAAGCCAATTGCTCTGACCATTCAAGAGG GTAAATTCGCTTTTTTCAAAGCCATTGTCACTGGAGACCCAACGCCGACAGTAACATGGAGCCGAAATAATGGAGATGTGTCTGACACATCCAGATACCAGACTAAATATGATCCAACGTCCAATGAGCATACATTTGAG ATGCCAAATGTTATGCCAGATCAAGCTGATACTTATAAATGTTTTGCCATAAATGAATATGGACAGGCCATTGTCACAGTTATTCTGAATATTATTGAAG ttggttacaaaaaaaacaaagccccTCAACCAGCAGCTGAAGCTACAAATGGAAACTTTAAGAACGTACTAAAAAGGAGAAG CAAGATCCTTCCAAAGTCTGAGCAGTCTGagagaaaagatggagagatCGATCCTAAATTTTGGGAGCTCTTACTAAGTGCTGAGAAGAAAGACTATGAGAGAATCTGTGCAGAGTTTGGAGTGACTGACTTTCGTTGGATGCTGAAAAAACTTaatgaaaagaagaaggaaagagaggaagagcaaGCTGAG TTTGTCAGAAACATTTCCAACCTGAAACCCATTCAGGTAAATGCAGATGGTACTGCATCCTTCGAGGTTGATATGGACCTTATTGACCCAAGTAGCTCCATTTTCCTGTATAAG GACGGAGTAATGGTTCCATATACGAAGGAGTTGGGAGACAAAATAAAGCACAACCTTAAACAAGTGGggaaaaagtacattttcagtATGAAGGACCTTATGCCAGATGATGCTGGACTGTACCAGTTGGATGTAGAGGATGTGAATATGTTTTCCACTGATTTTAAAA tcccCATGGTGGATTTCTTGGTGAAAATTCAGGAAGTGAAGGCAATTGAGAGAGAAGATGCTGTTTTTGAATGTGTCCTGTCAAATCCATTCTCCAAGATTTTGTGGTTTGGCAAGAATTTACCCTTGGAACAAGGGGAGAAATATGATATCCAGGTTTCAGAAGATAAGCTGATTCACCGTCTTGTGGTCAAAGACTGCATGGTGGTGGATAAAGGAATTTATTCTGCTTGTGCAGGAATAAAATCCTGCAATGCATGGCTCGTCGTTGAAG CTGATAAAGAGGCACCAAAGGGCAAAAAATCTGCCAGAAAAACCACAAGGGCAGGAGGTTCTAGTATGGATCTTCAAAAGGTTGCTCAAGAGCAACAAGTTAAAttagtgaaagagagagaggagaggaaagagcaGATTCAAATTgcaaaagaagaagcagcagctgcacCTCCACCTGAAACCCCTCCAGCGCCTGCACCAACAAAGACTCCAGCCGAACCTGAAGCACCGAAAGACCCAGAACCAA TTGTAAAAGAACCACCAGTAGTGGAGCCACCAGTAGTAAGCCCAG CAGCATCAATAACAACTGCTGAAGAACCAGGAAGTG GCCACCCAATTGAGGAAGCCGGAGTTGGTGAAAGGCTTGATGAACCACTTGTGGATACAGGAG AGCCAGGAATTACCTGTGGGCTGTCCGATATTTACTGTCATCGTGGCCAGCCAGCTGAATTAGCGGTTACGATGAACATAGAATGTGAGGGCACCTGGTTTAAAGATGGAGAGCAG TTAAACTCTGCCGCTGGAATCAACATAACCAAAGATGGAACCTCTCACAAACTTACAATTCAAACCTGCAAAGACAATGACTCTGGAGTTTATCGATTTGTATCAGGGGATCAAAGTACTCAAGGAAAGGTCACTGTTGGAG GTGTTCCTGAGTTTGACCCTGATGACCTCCATAAGTTCTCCAAACCTGTGATCATAAGAGTGGGCCAGAATGCTGCTTTCAAGATGCCCTTTCCTCCTCAGGAGTCTTTGGTTGTCAGTTGGTTCAAGGATTGTACTGAgattaaagatggaggaggagttAAAATTGTGAGGGAGCCAAATCACAGTCGGCTACTGCTCAGAGACTGTCTGCGGACAGACGCAGGGGAAATAAAGATCCAACTCAAAAACCCCTTTGGGTCTGTGGAGGCCACATCTAAGCTTATTGTGCTTG ATCGTCCAGGTCCACCAGAAGGTCCAGTGGAGACGGCTGAATCCACTTCATCTATAATTGAGATTAAGTGGAATCCTCCAAAAGACGATGGAGGCTCCGCTGTCACCAACTATGTCATAGAACGGCAGCAGGCAGGACAGTGTCTGTGGACAAAACTTGGGGATGTCTCAGCTGACAGGACCTCCTTCAGAGACAGGAATGTGATGCATGGAAAGAAATACAACTACCGCATCTACGCTGAAAACCCTGAAGGCCTCAGTGACACCCTGGAGACAGCTGATAGCATTATGGCTGGCATAATGA TTCTCTCCGGACCACCCGGCGCACCACAAGTCGTGAGTGCCTCCAAGACCTGCATCAAGTTGACCTGGACCCCTCCAGAGGACGACAGAGGGGTACCAATCATTGGTTACCAACTGGAGAAACGAAAGAAGGACACAAATCAGTGGATTGCCCTGAATGCAGTTAATGAACCCATTGAAG atgtGAAGTATGCAGTTAAAGATGTCACAGAAGGAACAGAGTACGAGTTCAGAGTTTCAGCAATAAATGAGTCAGGACCTGGGGACCTCAGCCCTCCCTCTGCAATGGTGTGTGCAAAGAATCCCAACA TGAGACCTTGTTTTAAAAACCCAGAGGACTTTATTGTTGTTCGAGCAGGAATCTCTGCACGTGTCAAAATTTGCTATGAG GCTGAACCTCCTCCCGAGATCACTTGGCTTAAAGACAATGAGCCCATATCCCCATGGATAAATATCATCAATACAGAGGGAATGTCTCAGCTTGTTATTCCTTCATCAAAGCGCTCAGATTCAGCCATTTACACTATTATAGCCAAAAACTCAGTGGGTGAGGCTTCCTTTGACATTGAGGTTAGAGTCACAG ATGAACCCAAGTCTCCAGGACCAGTGGAGTTAGAGCAAACAGTCCATGGAAAAGTGTTGGTATCATGGGCTCCCTCTCCGGACCAGGAGCTTGACGACCGCCTGTTCTACATGGTGTCTCAACATGACTCGAACACCAGAGTGTGGAAGACCATAGCAGACCGCCTATTAACCAACACATATACTGCCAACAACATCCTTCCAGGGATAGAGTATCATTTCAGAATCTATGCCAAAAATGATATGGGTCTCTCAGATCCATCTCAGTCACCAACATGGGGCGTAAACAGCAACAGAG TTCAAAATACTTCAAATGGAGGAAATTCAACAGAGGTCTGCTTCGAAAGGCCTCCATCCATTCTGGTCCCTCTAAAAGTCCATACACCTCCAAAAGGTTACCAACTATACATGACATGCGCTGTCAGAGGATGTCCTACACCTACTGTGTCATGGTACCTGAATGGCATCTGCATAAACTCAGACAACAACTACTACATTACCAACTCTTTCGGTGTGTGCTCCATGTACATTATGAGAGTCCGACCCAATGACAGTGGTGAATATAGAGTTGTCGCAGTCAACTCTCTTGGCAAGGCAGAGTGTTCTACTAAACTTATCGTCAAAG ATTAA
- the LOC109981695 gene encoding immunoglobulin-like and fibronectin type III domain-containing protein 1 isoform X4, whose product MFRRSVVTDGTATGQGPADDNFYGKEVGIKKKSKVPGVMITQFIEPLPEGMSHPDFTRKPIALTIQEGKFAFFKAIVTGDPTPTVTWSRNNGDVSDTSRYQTKYDPTSNEHTFEMPNVMPDQADTYKCFAINEYGQAIVTVILNIIEVGYKKNKAPQPAAEATNGNFKNVLKRRSKILPKSEQSERKDGEIDPKFWELLLSAEKKDYERICAEFGVTDFRWMLKKLNEKKKEREEEQAEFVRNISNLKPIQVNADGTASFEVDMDLIDPSSSIFLYKDGVMVPYTKELGDKIKHNLKQVGKKYIFSMKDLMPDDAGLYQLDVEDVNMFSTDFKIPMVDFLVKIQEVKAIEREDAVFECVLSNPFSKILWFGKNLPLEQGEKYDIQVSEDKLIHRLVVKDCMVVDKGIYSACAGIKSCNAWLVVEADKEAPKGKKSARKTTRAGGSSMDLQKVAQEQQVKLVKEREERKEQIQIAKEEAAAAPPPETPPAPAPTKTPAEPEAPKDPEPIVKEPPVVEPPVVSPEPGITCGLSDIYCHRGQPAELAVTMNIECEGTWFKDGEQLNSAAGINITKDGTSHKLTIQTCKDNDSGVYRFVSGDQSTQGKVTVGGVPEFDPDDLHKFSKPVIIRVGQNAAFKMPFPPQESLVVSWFKDCTEIKDGGGVKIVREPNHSRLLLRDCLRTDAGEIKIQLKNPFGSVEATSKLIVLDRPGPPEGPVETAESTSSIIEIKWNPPKDDGGSAVTNYVIERQQAGQCLWTKLGDVSADRTSFRDRNVMHGKKYNYRIYAENPEGLSDTLETADSIMAGIMILSGPPGAPQVVSASKTCIKLTWTPPEDDRGVPIIGYQLEKRKKDTNQWIALNAVNEPIEDVKYAVKDVTEGTEYEFRVSAINESGPGDLSPPSAMVCAKNPNMRPCFKNPEDFIVVRAGISARVKICYEAEPPPEITWLKDNEPISPWINIINTEGMSQLVIPSSKRSDSAIYTIIAKNSVGEASFDIEVRVTDEPKSPGPVELEQTVHGKVLVSWAPSPDQELDDRLFYMVSQHDSNTRVWKTIADRLLTNTYTANNILPGIEYHFRIYAKNDMGLSDPSQSPTWGVNSNRVQNTSNGGNSTEVCFERPPSILVPLKVHTPPKGYQLYMTCAVRGCPTPTVSWYLNGICINSDNNYYITNSFGVCSMYIMRVRPNDSGEYRVVAVNSLGKAECSTKLIVKD is encoded by the exons ATGTTTCGAAGATCGGTTGTAACCGATGGGACAGCCACTGGCCAAG GTCCTGCTGATGACAATTTCTATGGTAAAGAAG tggGGATCAAGAAGAAATCTAAGGTCCCTGGGGTTATGATAACACAGTTTATCGAGCCCCTGCCAGAGGGAATGAGTCATCCAGACTTCACCCGCAAGCCAATTGCTCTGACCATTCAAGAGG GTAAATTCGCTTTTTTCAAAGCCATTGTCACTGGAGACCCAACGCCGACAGTAACATGGAGCCGAAATAATGGAGATGTGTCTGACACATCCAGATACCAGACTAAATATGATCCAACGTCCAATGAGCATACATTTGAG ATGCCAAATGTTATGCCAGATCAAGCTGATACTTATAAATGTTTTGCCATAAATGAATATGGACAGGCCATTGTCACAGTTATTCTGAATATTATTGAAG ttggttacaaaaaaaacaaagccccTCAACCAGCAGCTGAAGCTACAAATGGAAACTTTAAGAACGTACTAAAAAGGAGAAG CAAGATCCTTCCAAAGTCTGAGCAGTCTGagagaaaagatggagagatCGATCCTAAATTTTGGGAGCTCTTACTAAGTGCTGAGAAGAAAGACTATGAGAGAATCTGTGCAGAGTTTGGAGTGACTGACTTTCGTTGGATGCTGAAAAAACTTaatgaaaagaagaaggaaagagaggaagagcaaGCTGAG TTTGTCAGAAACATTTCCAACCTGAAACCCATTCAGGTAAATGCAGATGGTACTGCATCCTTCGAGGTTGATATGGACCTTATTGACCCAAGTAGCTCCATTTTCCTGTATAAG GACGGAGTAATGGTTCCATATACGAAGGAGTTGGGAGACAAAATAAAGCACAACCTTAAACAAGTGGggaaaaagtacattttcagtATGAAGGACCTTATGCCAGATGATGCTGGACTGTACCAGTTGGATGTAGAGGATGTGAATATGTTTTCCACTGATTTTAAAA tcccCATGGTGGATTTCTTGGTGAAAATTCAGGAAGTGAAGGCAATTGAGAGAGAAGATGCTGTTTTTGAATGTGTCCTGTCAAATCCATTCTCCAAGATTTTGTGGTTTGGCAAGAATTTACCCTTGGAACAAGGGGAGAAATATGATATCCAGGTTTCAGAAGATAAGCTGATTCACCGTCTTGTGGTCAAAGACTGCATGGTGGTGGATAAAGGAATTTATTCTGCTTGTGCAGGAATAAAATCCTGCAATGCATGGCTCGTCGTTGAAG CTGATAAAGAGGCACCAAAGGGCAAAAAATCTGCCAGAAAAACCACAAGGGCAGGAGGTTCTAGTATGGATCTTCAAAAGGTTGCTCAAGAGCAACAAGTTAAAttagtgaaagagagagaggagaggaaagagcaGATTCAAATTgcaaaagaagaagcagcagctgcacCTCCACCTGAAACCCCTCCAGCGCCTGCACCAACAAAGACTCCAGCCGAACCTGAAGCACCGAAAGACCCAGAACCAA TTGTAAAAGAACCACCAGTAGTGGAGCCACCAGTAGTAAGCCCAG AGCCAGGAATTACCTGTGGGCTGTCCGATATTTACTGTCATCGTGGCCAGCCAGCTGAATTAGCGGTTACGATGAACATAGAATGTGAGGGCACCTGGTTTAAAGATGGAGAGCAG TTAAACTCTGCCGCTGGAATCAACATAACCAAAGATGGAACCTCTCACAAACTTACAATTCAAACCTGCAAAGACAATGACTCTGGAGTTTATCGATTTGTATCAGGGGATCAAAGTACTCAAGGAAAGGTCACTGTTGGAG GTGTTCCTGAGTTTGACCCTGATGACCTCCATAAGTTCTCCAAACCTGTGATCATAAGAGTGGGCCAGAATGCTGCTTTCAAGATGCCCTTTCCTCCTCAGGAGTCTTTGGTTGTCAGTTGGTTCAAGGATTGTACTGAgattaaagatggaggaggagttAAAATTGTGAGGGAGCCAAATCACAGTCGGCTACTGCTCAGAGACTGTCTGCGGACAGACGCAGGGGAAATAAAGATCCAACTCAAAAACCCCTTTGGGTCTGTGGAGGCCACATCTAAGCTTATTGTGCTTG ATCGTCCAGGTCCACCAGAAGGTCCAGTGGAGACGGCTGAATCCACTTCATCTATAATTGAGATTAAGTGGAATCCTCCAAAAGACGATGGAGGCTCCGCTGTCACCAACTATGTCATAGAACGGCAGCAGGCAGGACAGTGTCTGTGGACAAAACTTGGGGATGTCTCAGCTGACAGGACCTCCTTCAGAGACAGGAATGTGATGCATGGAAAGAAATACAACTACCGCATCTACGCTGAAAACCCTGAAGGCCTCAGTGACACCCTGGAGACAGCTGATAGCATTATGGCTGGCATAATGA TTCTCTCCGGACCACCCGGCGCACCACAAGTCGTGAGTGCCTCCAAGACCTGCATCAAGTTGACCTGGACCCCTCCAGAGGACGACAGAGGGGTACCAATCATTGGTTACCAACTGGAGAAACGAAAGAAGGACACAAATCAGTGGATTGCCCTGAATGCAGTTAATGAACCCATTGAAG atgtGAAGTATGCAGTTAAAGATGTCACAGAAGGAACAGAGTACGAGTTCAGAGTTTCAGCAATAAATGAGTCAGGACCTGGGGACCTCAGCCCTCCCTCTGCAATGGTGTGTGCAAAGAATCCCAACA TGAGACCTTGTTTTAAAAACCCAGAGGACTTTATTGTTGTTCGAGCAGGAATCTCTGCACGTGTCAAAATTTGCTATGAG GCTGAACCTCCTCCCGAGATCACTTGGCTTAAAGACAATGAGCCCATATCCCCATGGATAAATATCATCAATACAGAGGGAATGTCTCAGCTTGTTATTCCTTCATCAAAGCGCTCAGATTCAGCCATTTACACTATTATAGCCAAAAACTCAGTGGGTGAGGCTTCCTTTGACATTGAGGTTAGAGTCACAG ATGAACCCAAGTCTCCAGGACCAGTGGAGTTAGAGCAAACAGTCCATGGAAAAGTGTTGGTATCATGGGCTCCCTCTCCGGACCAGGAGCTTGACGACCGCCTGTTCTACATGGTGTCTCAACATGACTCGAACACCAGAGTGTGGAAGACCATAGCAGACCGCCTATTAACCAACACATATACTGCCAACAACATCCTTCCAGGGATAGAGTATCATTTCAGAATCTATGCCAAAAATGATATGGGTCTCTCAGATCCATCTCAGTCACCAACATGGGGCGTAAACAGCAACAGAG TTCAAAATACTTCAAATGGAGGAAATTCAACAGAGGTCTGCTTCGAAAGGCCTCCATCCATTCTGGTCCCTCTAAAAGTCCATACACCTCCAAAAGGTTACCAACTATACATGACATGCGCTGTCAGAGGATGTCCTACACCTACTGTGTCATGGTACCTGAATGGCATCTGCATAAACTCAGACAACAACTACTACATTACCAACTCTTTCGGTGTGTGCTCCATGTACATTATGAGAGTCCGACCCAATGACAGTGGTGAATATAGAGTTGTCGCAGTCAACTCTCTTGGCAAGGCAGAGTGTTCTACTAAACTTATCGTCAAAG ATTAA